The genomic DNA TCGACTTCTGCTGCTCGACTGTTTCAATCTCAGTCATGACCACATCATCGAGCTCTTCGTGAGGGAGGCGCTCCACGCGCATCCTCACAAGAAACTGGCCCTCTTCAACGTATGTCCCGGAATCGGAGCGGAAACGGAAACAGTCATGGCCGCGGTCCGTGAGATATTTTACGTGGGAGATTCCATCTCGACGCTGGTTTCCGGCATCAGGGAGATAGTAGCTGAAAGGGCAACTGCCGCCCGGGAAATGCCCCGCAACGACAGCCGGATCAGTCTGACCCGCCGGGAGCGGCACATCCTCTCCCTGCTCGCCGGCGGCTACTCGAAGAAGGAGATTTCCGACCAGCTTTTTGTAGGCTTGCCGGTCGTGAAGACGCACGTCGGCAGGATATTCAGAAAAATCAGAGTTACGAGCCGTCTTCAGGCCGCACGGTGGGCGGAGCTGTACCTGGACTCCGCCGGAGACTCCCTCGACGAAGATCCTTCATCCGCCGCAAGCGGCAACAGCTTCCAAAGGCGAGACGGGAGTCAGGATCGCATGATCTTGACCTGACGGCAGGTCCGGTAGTGTACCGAAGGTAAGGGAAACGCTGGAGGAACCCCCATGACAAAGATCAGGAAGATGGTTGTAGCAGGAGCTCTGACGGCACTGGCAGCGGCTGGAAAAGCGCAGGCCGCGGATTGTTCGGCATGGTTCATGGTGGAGCGCGACGCAGATGCTGCAAGGATTCATGCCTACTGCAGCTGCCCGGAGCCGGGGCCGGTGGAGTACAGGATAGAGACCACCACAGGAACCCCTGCCGGCACATCCTCCGATGCCGCGTCCGGAAGCCATGAACTGGGTTCCGGCACCCCCGCCAAATTAGCCACCGTGACGGTCAAAGGGGAACCGGGCGGGTACTACGACGTTCTTTTGGAGGTGTTCCGGGAAGGAAAGCGTGTGGCACGGGCACGGGAAGCGGGAGGGAGCAGGACCCAGTGAGTACCGGAGCCTGAGACGCTGCTCTGAATGTTCATACAGCCTGAAGCATGAAGCATTTGAGGTAGTCGG from Geobacter sp. DSM 9736 includes the following:
- a CDS encoding helix-turn-helix transcriptional regulator → MSQREIFIVGCNPAQNQLLASFLSRKTGYTCTTASTIHDVPPTRPDRKGRLLLLDCFNLSHDHIIELFVREALHAHPHKKLALFNVCPGIGAETETVMAAVREIFYVGDSISTLVSGIREIVAERATAAREMPRNDSRISLTRRERHILSLLAGGYSKKEISDQLFVGLPVVKTHVGRIFRKIRVTSRLQAARWAELYLDSAGDSLDEDPSSAASGNSFQRRDGSQDRMILT
- the csgH gene encoding curli-like amyloid fiber formation chaperone CsgH — encoded protein: MTKIRKMVVAGALTALAAAGKAQAADCSAWFMVERDADAARIHAYCSCPEPGPVEYRIETTTGTPAGTSSDAASGSHELGSGTPAKLATVTVKGEPGGYYDVLLEVFREGKRVARAREAGGSRTQ